Proteins encoded in a region of the Actinomycetota bacterium genome:
- the rplQ gene encoding 50S ribosomal protein L17, with translation MRHRKKTKKFGANASHREAILRNLAAEIFKHERIKTTQLRAKQVCPLVDKIVTLAKRGNFQARRQVLAIVQDKELVHKIFSEIAPRFKERQGGYTRILKLGPRQGDAAPMVLVELV, from the coding sequence ATGAGACATCGGAAGAAGACCAAAAAATTCGGTGCAAATGCCAGTCATAGGGAAGCAATTTTAAGAAACCTGGCGGCGGAGATTTTCAAACACGAGAGAATCAAGACCACTCAATTACGCGCCAAACAGGTCTGTCCCTTGGTTGACAAGATTGTTACCTTGGCCAAGAGGGGCAACTTCCAAGCACGCCGACAGGTACTCGCCATCGTCCAGGATAAAGAGCTCGTTCACAAAATCTTCTCTGAGATAGCTCCCCGCTTCAAAGAGCGGCAGGGTGGTTATACGCGTATTCTCAAATTGGGTCCCCGTCAGGGGGATGCTGCGCCCATGGTCTTAGTGGAGTTAGTATAA
- the rpsM gene encoding 30S ribosomal protein S13: protein MARIAGVDLPREKRIEIALTYIYGIGLPTAKRILQAIGINPDTRVRNLTENEIASLREHIDKNLKVEGDLRREASQNIRRLMEIGCYRGIRHRRGLPVRGQRTHTNARTRKGPRKTVGVKRKK from the coding sequence GTGGCGAGAATTGCTGGTGTGGATCTGCCAAGGGAGAAAAGAATCGAGATTGCCCTAACCTACATCTATGGTATAGGTTTGCCCACTGCAAAGAGAATTTTGCAGGCCATTGGCATAAATCCGGATACTCGCGTTCGCAATCTTACCGAGAACGAGATAGCAAGCTTGAGGGAGCATATAGACAAGAATCTAAAGGTAGAGGGAGATTTACGACGTGAGGCTTCTCAAAATATAAGAAGGTTAATGGAAATTGGATGCTATCGAGGAATCCGACATAGAAGGGGTCTTCCGGTGAGGGGGCAAAGAACACATACAAATGCCCGCACCCGGAAAGGTCCCAGGAAAACCGTTGGAGTGAAGCGTAAGAAGTAG
- a CDS encoding energy-coupling factor transporter ATPase encodes MIKVSNLTYIYNPGRRDQIIALRDVNLTIQPGEFVAILGSNGSGKSTLAKLLNGLLIPTSGEVSVENLSTNDPDNLRRIRQLVGMIFQNPENQIVATIVEEDVAFGPENLGLARDEIRRRVDRALSLVRMSRYARYEPHLLSAGQKQRVAIAGVLAMMPKYLVLDEPTSMLDPLGRKEIIDILKGLNTEHGVTVIHITHFPEEAVFAHRLLIMEGGRIISDGSPREVFSDVHGLKHTGVTIPPMTDLARSLIELGLKIPQSILTVDEMVDALCSLN; translated from the coding sequence ATGATTAAGGTATCCAACCTCACCTACATATACAATCCGGGGCGAAGGGATCAGATCATAGCCCTGCGTGATGTAAACTTAACCATACAACCCGGTGAATTTGTTGCCATCCTCGGATCCAACGGTTCTGGAAAATCAACTCTGGCAAAGCTCCTCAATGGACTCCTCATTCCCACCAGTGGAGAGGTAAGTGTGGAGAACCTATCCACTAACGACCCAGATAACCTCCGGAGAATCAGGCAGCTAGTGGGGATGATATTTCAAAATCCTGAGAACCAGATCGTGGCCACTATAGTCGAGGAAGATGTGGCTTTTGGACCGGAGAATCTGGGGCTTGCCCGCGATGAGATCCGGAGGAGGGTCGATCGGGCTCTGAGTTTGGTTCGCATGTCAAGATATGCTCGATACGAGCCCCATCTCCTTTCAGCGGGACAAAAGCAGCGGGTTGCTATCGCTGGAGTTCTGGCCATGATGCCAAAGTATTTAGTTTTAGACGAACCCACATCGATGCTCGATCCCCTGGGAAGGAAGGAGATAATTGACATTCTTAAGGGTCTTAACACTGAGCACGGGGTAACCGTGATACATATCACTCATTTTCCTGAAGAAGCTGTTTTCGCCCATCGGCTTCTGATAATGGAGGGTGGCAGGATAATCTCGGATGGAAGTCCTCGAGAAGTCTTCAGTGATGTACATGGGTTGAAGCACACTGGTGTTACCATCCCACCCATGACCGATTTGGCAAGAAGCCTGATTGAATTGGGCCTCAAAATACCTCAATCCATCCTCACCGTCGATGAAATGGTGGATGCGTTATGCTCATTGAATTGA
- the rpmJ gene encoding 50S ribosomal protein L36, with translation MKVRPSVKKMCEKCKIIKRKGKIIVICENPRHKQRQG, from the coding sequence ATGAAGGTAAGACCATCGGTTAAAAAGATGTGTGAGAAATGCAAAATAATCAAGCGTAAGGGGAAGATCATCGTTATCTGCGAGAACCCTAGACATAAGCAACGGCAAGGCTAA
- a CDS encoding energy-coupling factor transporter ATPase has protein sequence MLIELINVGFTYLEGTPLAQRALRDVSLSIEKGEFVGIIGPTGSGKSTLIQLFNGLLTPAEGKVLIDGREIGKDGIPSHLVRQKIGLVFQFPENQLFEETVFDDIAFGPRNLGCSESEVERRVRKALELVELDFNLFKDRSPFSLSGGEMRRVAIAGVLAMEPEALILDEPTSGLDPRGRKEIMSRLEYLHHLEGLTIVLVTHNMDEVAHLVDRLIVLNEGSILLDDIPRKIFLEAVTLKRIGLDIPQVTSLVRALRDQGIDVPVDVFEVEEARDAIFKYFKERRR, from the coding sequence ATGCTCATTGAATTGATCAATGTTGGCTTCACTTATCTGGAAGGTACTCCTTTGGCACAGAGAGCTTTGAGGGATGTGAGTTTGTCCATAGAGAAAGGCGAATTTGTGGGCATCATTGGACCGACGGGCTCTGGTAAATCCACCCTCATTCAGCTTTTTAATGGATTGCTAACTCCAGCTGAGGGAAAGGTCTTAATCGATGGGAGGGAGATCGGAAAGGATGGCATACCTTCCCACCTGGTGCGCCAAAAGATCGGACTCGTTTTCCAATTTCCAGAGAATCAACTCTTTGAGGAAACGGTCTTCGACGATATAGCCTTTGGACCTCGAAATCTTGGTTGTAGCGAATCCGAAGTCGAGCGAAGGGTAAGAAAAGCCCTTGAACTCGTGGAGCTCGATTTCAATCTCTTTAAGGATAGGTCTCCGTTCTCCTTGAGTGGTGGCGAGATGCGACGGGTGGCGATAGCTGGTGTATTGGCCATGGAGCCCGAAGCTCTCATCTTGGATGAACCCACTTCTGGACTGGATCCCAGAGGGCGGAAGGAGATAATGTCTCGCCTGGAATATCTGCATCATCTAGAGGGTCTGACCATCGTCCTGGTCACCCATAATATGGATGAAGTTGCTCACCTTGTGGATAGATTAATCGTGCTCAATGAGGGCAGTATTCTCTTGGATGATATCCCTCGAAAAATATTTTTGGAGGCGGTGACGCTTAAAAGGATTGGACTGGATATACCTCAGGTGACCTCTCTGGTCAGGGCTTTGAGAGATCAGGGGATAGACGTTCCTGTAGATGTATTTGAAGTGGAAGAGGCAAGGGATGCCATTTTTAAATATTTTAAGGAGAGGCGGAGATGA
- the rpsD gene encoding 30S ribosomal protein S4 codes for MARYISPLCKICRRENEKLFLKGERCLTDKCAMERRPYPPGEHGRRRPKETEYSLQLREKQKAKRIYGILENQFKRYYDLAAGRRGITGENLLRLLELRMDNVVYRLGFAASRNEARQMVRHGHFMVNGRKVNIPSYQVKLGDVISVCEGREIARIRECVQSSTKPLVPGWLEVDIENLKGKVLSLPERDQIDIPVNEKLIVELYSK; via the coding sequence ATGGCAAGATACATCAGTCCCCTGTGCAAAATATGCCGAAGGGAAAATGAGAAGCTCTTTTTGAAGGGTGAACGATGTCTCACTGACAAATGTGCCATGGAGAGGCGTCCATATCCCCCAGGTGAACATGGAAGAAGACGTCCTAAGGAGACCGAATACAGTCTTCAACTTCGGGAGAAGCAAAAAGCCAAGCGAATTTATGGAATCCTGGAAAATCAGTTCAAGAGGTACTACGATTTGGCTGCGGGAAGAAGGGGCATCACCGGAGAAAACCTCCTACGGCTTTTGGAATTGAGGATGGACAATGTAGTTTATCGTTTGGGTTTTGCAGCTTCAAGGAATGAAGCTCGACAAATGGTAAGGCACGGACATTTTATGGTCAATGGCAGGAAGGTTAATATTCCATCTTATCAGGTAAAACTGGGAGATGTGATTAGCGTTTGTGAGGGGAGGGAAATTGCAAGAATAAGAGAATGTGTACAATCTTCCACGAAACCTCTGGTGCCAGGCTGGCTGGAGGTCGATATCGAAAATCTCAAAGGAAAGGTTCTCTCCCTTCCTGAACGTGATCAAATTGATATTCCAGTCAATGAAAAACTCATAGTGGAGCTGTATTCCAAGTAA
- the rplM gene encoding 50S ribosomal protein L13, which produces MKTYMTKPSEVTREWWLVDAKDVPLGRLASQVAKLLRGKHKTIFTPHIDTGDFVIVINAEKVKLTGKKSEKKIYYHHTGYIGGLKATDYGTLLKEKPTFVIKEAVRRMLPHNRLGRAMLKKLKVYAGSDHLHHAQKPKPIQLLL; this is translated from the coding sequence ATGAAAACGTACATGACAAAACCTTCAGAGGTAACCAGAGAATGGTGGCTTGTTGATGCCAAGGATGTTCCCCTTGGTCGATTGGCGAGTCAGGTGGCCAAGTTACTGCGGGGCAAGCATAAGACCATTTTTACTCCCCATATTGATACGGGAGATTTTGTCATCGTCATCAATGCCGAGAAGGTGAAACTTACGGGGAAAAAGTCTGAAAAAAAGATATATTACCATCATACGGGGTATATTGGGGGACTTAAAGCAACCGATTATGGTACTCTGCTGAAGGAAAAGCCGACATTTGTAATCAAGGAAGCGGTGAGGAGAATGCTCCCCCACAATCGTCTGGGTCGGGCGATGCTTAAGAAATTGAAGGTATACGCGGGCTCCGATCATCTGCATCACGCCCAGAAGCCGAAACCCATCCAGCTCTTGCTTTAA
- the truA gene encoding tRNA pseudouridine(38-40) synthase TruA, whose translation MRNIKLVMEYKGTNYHGFQRQPNLPTIQGELEKTLSQILQENIVVKSAGRTDAGVHALHQVINFRTRSQIPLLRLQHSLNSLLPRDIAVKEAEEVDESFDARRNATSREYKYFIMNKDHPSPFFAEFSHFIASSLDIDAMQEAAKLFLGTHDFTAFCVQSDIPKNPVRTIFEISCKKVHHDLLCIKIKADSFLHKMVRTIVGTLIRVGLGNLTLEQVAEIMEKKDRDRAGPTVPAKGLFLSNICYD comes from the coding sequence ATGAGGAATATAAAATTAGTCATGGAATATAAGGGGACTAACTATCACGGATTTCAAAGGCAACCCAACTTACCCACGATTCAAGGGGAACTGGAGAAGACTTTGAGTCAAATCCTTCAGGAGAATATCGTGGTAAAATCCGCCGGACGTACCGATGCCGGAGTTCACGCTTTACACCAGGTGATCAACTTCCGCACCCGTTCTCAAATTCCTTTACTCCGACTCCAGCATTCCTTAAATTCTCTTCTACCTCGGGACATTGCGGTCAAAGAAGCCGAGGAGGTCGATGAATCCTTTGATGCTCGTCGCAACGCCACCTCTCGCGAATACAAATATTTCATCATGAATAAGGATCATCCCTCACCATTCTTTGCCGAATTTTCCCACTTCATTGCCAGCTCCTTAGATATCGATGCCATGCAGGAGGCGGCGAAACTTTTTTTGGGTACCCACGATTTTACGGCTTTTTGTGTGCAATCGGATATCCCCAAAAATCCCGTCCGGACGATCTTCGAAATATCCTGCAAAAAAGTTCACCATGACTTGCTTTGCATTAAGATTAAAGCCGACTCATTTCTACACAAGATGGTCCGCACCATCGTAGGAACTTTGATAAGGGTGGGATTGGGTAATTTAACCCTTGAGCAGGTGGCAGAAATCATGGAAAAGAAAGATCGAGACAGGGCTGGACCAACAGTACCCGCCAAAGGTCTTTTCCTGAGCAACATTTGCTACGATTAA
- the infA gene encoding translation initiation factor IF-1 — MVKKEEAIEIEGKVIETLPNAMFRVELESGHKVLAHISGKMRMHYIKILPGDRVIVELSPYDLNRGRIIYRFK, encoded by the coding sequence ATGGTGAAGAAAGAAGAGGCTATCGAGATTGAGGGGAAGGTAATCGAAACTTTACCCAATGCGATGTTTCGAGTCGAACTCGAAAGTGGACATAAGGTTCTCGCTCACATTTCGGGCAAGATGAGGATGCATTACATTAAAATTCTTCCCGGGGATAGAGTGATTGTGGAACTCTCTCCCTACGACCTTAATCGGGGGAGAATTATCTATCGATTTAAATAA
- the rpsK gene encoding 30S ribosomal protein S11, giving the protein MAKKKGIKRLKRKERKNIPHGIAHIKSTFNNTIINITDLEGNTIVWESAGTVGFKGTKKSTPFAAQVAAETVAKKAREHGMGKVDVLVKGPGAGRETAIRTLQAAGLEVCGIIDATPVPHNGCRPRKRRRV; this is encoded by the coding sequence ATGGCGAAGAAAAAAGGCATAAAGCGATTGAAGCGTAAGGAACGCAAAAATATTCCACATGGCATTGCCCATATTAAATCCACTTTCAATAATACCATCATTAACATCACCGATTTAGAGGGTAACACCATCGTTTGGGAGAGTGCCGGCACCGTAGGATTTAAGGGCACCAAAAAGAGCACCCCTTTCGCTGCTCAAGTGGCAGCCGAAACGGTTGCCAAGAAGGCTCGTGAGCATGGTATGGGAAAGGTAGATGTTCTAGTCAAGGGACCTGGAGCCGGTAGAGAAACTGCTATTAGAACACTTCAGGCAGCAGGTTTGGAAGTTTGCGGAATCATCGATGCGACTCCCGTTCCCCACAATGGTTGCCGACCTCGAAAGCGGAGAAGAGTTTAA
- a CDS encoding DNA-directed RNA polymerase subunit alpha yields MLDILKPQIKMEEVSDRVARFSLEPLERGFGYTLGNSLRRVLLSSLPGAAITRIKIEGVAHEFSTIPGVREDVTEIILNLKDLVLKSHSEEPATLRLGVKGPKEVRAGDIIAPPEVEIVNPNLYIANLNRKGHLQMEMTVETGRGYIPAERNKKPSDPIGVIPIDSLFSPVKRVSYTVEATRVGYRTDYDKLTLQVETNGSMSPQEAMSLAAKIINEHMNLFMEQAPQKKKAPVFVVSETVKDTALTSPIEDLDLSVRSYNCLKKQGIHNLEQLLQCTEEDLLNIRNFGAKSIEEVKDKLAKLNLSLKESD; encoded by the coding sequence ATGCTAGACATACTTAAGCCTCAGATTAAGATGGAAGAGGTATCCGATCGTGTTGCAAGGTTTTCCCTAGAACCCTTGGAGCGAGGTTTTGGGTATACTTTGGGAAATTCCTTGCGCAGGGTACTACTCTCTTCACTTCCTGGAGCCGCCATAACTAGGATAAAGATAGAAGGCGTGGCTCACGAATTCTCGACCATCCCCGGGGTTCGAGAGGATGTCACCGAAATCATCCTCAATTTAAAGGACCTCGTTTTGAAGTCGCATTCAGAAGAACCGGCCACCCTGAGGTTGGGCGTTAAGGGTCCAAAGGAGGTTAGAGCGGGTGATATCATCGCTCCTCCAGAAGTGGAGATCGTCAACCCGAATCTTTATATTGCAAATCTTAACAGAAAAGGTCATCTGCAGATGGAAATGACCGTGGAGACCGGGAGGGGATACATCCCCGCGGAGCGCAACAAGAAACCATCGGATCCCATAGGGGTAATTCCCATTGATTCTCTATTTTCACCGGTAAAGAGGGTTTCATATACGGTGGAGGCAACGCGGGTGGGTTACAGAACCGACTATGACAAGCTCACCCTACAAGTGGAGACCAATGGAAGTATGTCTCCACAAGAAGCCATGAGCCTGGCGGCCAAAATCATCAACGAGCATATGAATCTATTCATGGAGCAAGCTCCCCAGAAAAAGAAAGCTCCCGTATTTGTGGTCAGCGAAACCGTTAAGGATACAGCCCTTACTTCACCCATAGAGGATCTTGATCTTTCGGTCCGTTCCTATAATTGCCTCAAGAAGCAGGGAATTCACAATTTAGAGCAGTTATTACAGTGCACTGAGGAAGACCTCTTAAACATCAGAAATTTTGGAGCTAAATCCATTGAAGAGGTCAAGGACAAGTTGGCTAAGCTGAATTTATCCTTAAAAGAGAGCGATTAA
- a CDS encoding energy-coupling factor transporter transmembrane component T: protein MKSLIPLSMGQYYPADSVVHVLDPRVKICLIISLAVVIFAIQNLLGFLILFLFLAFVVFLGQLPWGWILRTLKPLRLIIIFTFAMHLLFTSGTILMKLGPLRITQEGLQMGVFICIRLILLLLGTSLLTLTTTPIELTDGLEYLLSPFRRLKIPAHELAMMMTIALRFIPTLVMETDKIMKAQMARGADFESGNILRRARSFLPLLIPLFVSAFRRADELALGMESRCYRGGEGRTRLKALEMSGKDWLAGMVALLLLIVSVTIGRL, encoded by the coding sequence ATGAAGTCTTTGATACCCTTAAGCATGGGACAATATTATCCAGCGGATTCCGTTGTTCACGTCCTCGATCCCAGGGTAAAGATTTGCCTAATAATTTCATTAGCCGTGGTGATATTCGCCATCCAAAATCTTCTTGGATTCCTCATTCTTTTTCTCTTCTTGGCCTTCGTGGTTTTTCTCGGTCAGTTGCCTTGGGGCTGGATTTTACGCACGCTCAAACCCCTGCGCTTAATAATCATTTTTACCTTTGCAATGCACCTTTTATTCACGTCGGGAACAATTTTGATGAAGCTGGGTCCTTTAAGGATCACTCAGGAGGGACTTCAGATGGGAGTATTCATTTGTATCAGATTAATCCTACTTCTTTTGGGAACTTCGCTGCTCACTCTGACCACAACTCCCATTGAACTCACCGATGGATTGGAGTATCTGCTTAGTCCCTTCAGGAGATTAAAGATCCCCGCTCACGAGCTGGCCATGATGATGACCATTGCCTTAAGATTCATTCCTACACTGGTGATGGAAACCGATAAAATCATGAAGGCACAGATGGCACGAGGCGCGGATTTTGAATCCGGAAATATCTTAAGGCGCGCCAGGAGCTTTCTCCCCCTACTGATTCCCCTATTTGTTAGCGCCTTCCGCCGGGCGGATGAACTAGCCTTAGGGATGGAATCCAGATGTTACAGAGGGGGAGAGGGCAGAACTCGGCTAAAAGCTTTAGAAATGAGCGGAAAAGACTGGTTAGCTGGGATGGTAGCGTTACTGCTTCTCATAGTTTCGGTAACGATAGGACGGCTCTGA
- the glmM gene encoding phosphoglucosamine mutase — MGRLFGTDGVRGIANEDLSPELAFKLGEVGASFLTPRGKKGKIVVGKDTRISCDLLESALISGICCSGADAMKVGVIPTPAIAFLTRFLGANAGVVISASHNPVEYNGIKFFDADGFKLSEEMENQIEALIKSGSKSRPKAAGIGTITQIDDAIEHYVNYAVNTIPGALEGFKVALDCANGSTHQTSPLILHELGARVLTFGASPNGLNINLNCGSTYPQYVQEIVRSHNVDLGLAHDGDGDRVIAVDETGDMIDGDFIMAICAIHLKKLGELPNNTVVTTIMTNMGFDLAMGGHGIKVIKTKVGDRYVLEEMLANKISLGGEQSGHIIFLDLNTTGDGVVTALQLMAVMRDTGKRLSELKKVMTRFPQVLLNVHVARKENLNKSERIKRAIKAAEESSKRKGRVLVRASGTEPMVRVMVESEDEGEANSIAHEIAAVIEKELA, encoded by the coding sequence TTGGGTAGACTTTTTGGTACCGATGGTGTCCGGGGCATAGCCAATGAAGATCTCTCTCCTGAGTTAGCTTTTAAATTGGGGGAGGTGGGAGCATCCTTCCTGACTCCAAGGGGGAAAAAAGGGAAAATTGTGGTGGGGAAGGATACGCGAATCTCTTGTGATCTTCTTGAGAGTGCACTCATCTCTGGAATTTGCTGTAGCGGAGCCGATGCTATGAAGGTGGGAGTGATACCCACTCCCGCCATCGCCTTCCTAACTAGATTTCTTGGAGCAAACGCTGGTGTGGTTATTTCCGCCTCTCATAATCCCGTGGAATATAATGGGATAAAATTTTTTGATGCAGATGGGTTCAAGCTTTCCGAGGAGATGGAGAATCAGATCGAAGCTCTAATAAAATCTGGTTCGAAATCGAGACCAAAGGCGGCTGGGATTGGAACGATTACTCAAATTGATGACGCGATCGAGCATTATGTGAATTACGCCGTAAACACGATCCCAGGTGCATTGGAGGGGTTTAAGGTTGCCTTGGACTGTGCAAATGGGTCCACTCATCAAACTTCCCCTCTGATCCTGCATGAGCTTGGGGCAAGGGTTTTGACCTTCGGTGCGAGTCCGAACGGACTCAACATCAATTTAAATTGTGGTTCCACCTATCCTCAGTATGTTCAAGAAATCGTGAGATCCCATAATGTGGATTTGGGATTGGCCCACGATGGCGATGGGGATAGAGTAATTGCGGTAGACGAAACGGGGGATATGATTGACGGTGATTTCATCATGGCCATCTGCGCCATTCACCTCAAAAAGCTGGGCGAGTTGCCAAATAATACCGTTGTCACCACCATTATGACAAACATGGGTTTTGATCTTGCCATGGGGGGACATGGGATCAAGGTGATCAAAACCAAGGTTGGAGATCGCTATGTTTTGGAGGAGATGCTTGCAAATAAGATATCTTTGGGCGGTGAACAATCGGGACACATAATATTCTTAGACCTTAACACAACCGGCGATGGCGTCGTCACCGCTTTACAACTCATGGCTGTGATGAGGGATACGGGCAAGAGGCTTTCCGAATTGAAGAAGGTAATGACTCGATTCCCCCAGGTGCTCTTGAACGTCCATGTGGCTCGCAAGGAAAATTTGAACAAGTCGGAACGGATAAAGAGGGCGATCAAAGCAGCCGAAGAGAGTTCTAAGCGTAAAGGGAGGGTTTTGGTCCGTGCTTCGGGCACTGAACCCATGGTAAGGGTCATGGTGGAGAGCGAAGATGAGGGGGAAGCAAACTCCATCGCCCACGAAATCGCAGCCGTAATAGAGAAAGAACTCGCGTAA
- the rpsI gene encoding 30S ribosomal protein S9 yields the protein MAKKSEAVAKKGETAAKKSEAVYYGTGRRKESVARVRLVPGKGEFDIGGKGLEEYFGNKILCTFVRQPLELTGTLNKLNVVAKLEGGGISGQAGALRHGISRALVEFDESLRDELKKAGFLTRDPRMKERRKYGLKKARKAPQFSKR from the coding sequence ATGGCTAAAAAGAGTGAAGCGGTAGCTAAAAAAGGCGAGACTGCGGCAAAGAAAAGTGAAGCTGTATATTACGGCACGGGAAGGAGAAAGGAATCCGTAGCTCGGGTGCGGTTGGTCCCCGGCAAGGGGGAATTTGATATCGGTGGCAAGGGTCTTGAAGAATATTTTGGAAATAAGATTCTATGCACTTTCGTCAGGCAGCCATTGGAGTTAACGGGAACCTTGAATAAGCTCAATGTCGTAGCCAAGCTTGAAGGGGGAGGGATATCCGGTCAGGCCGGAGCCCTACGCCATGGCATTTCTCGCGCTTTGGTTGAATTTGATGAAAGTCTCCGAGATGAGCTCAAAAAAGCTGGATTCCTAACCAGAGATCCGCGCATGAAGGAACGGAGGAAATACGGTTTAAAAAAGGCTCGTAAAGCTCCCCAATTCTCCAAGCGATAA
- a CDS encoding methyltransferase domain-containing protein, giving the protein MFFAKLTRYLRKTSKYAGFPAMAEWPYRLPEDLPPEQVGAIQARADELGAVAQYGWGHTIDFGVFQKQGILGNAYLGIAGLLDQWEWWPRSFDGLSLADVGCFTGGLTLLMAARDPKVIYAIDEIPEHIHQCEFLCEVFKCLNVKTIQASLYNLQEHIEASSLDLVLLSGVLYHLSDMLVGLLIIRNLLKPGGVLLIESNAVDDDKQSYANFGRFYLGMWWQPSALCIQDMCEFTGFERPEIRFYLEDRCLARTVRTKEKIPFKRGMNWKFYSLKDERPRPVDPSVMAPVR; this is encoded by the coding sequence ATGTTCTTCGCAAAACTCACTCGATACTTGAGGAAAACCTCCAAGTATGCTGGATTCCCAGCGATGGCGGAGTGGCCATATCGTCTTCCAGAAGATTTGCCACCAGAGCAAGTCGGAGCGATCCAGGCAAGAGCCGACGAACTTGGGGCTGTTGCTCAATATGGCTGGGGACATACTATAGACTTTGGAGTATTTCAAAAGCAAGGCATTCTGGGGAATGCATATTTGGGTATCGCCGGACTCTTGGATCAATGGGAGTGGTGGCCACGGTCATTCGATGGTTTATCCCTAGCCGACGTGGGCTGCTTCACCGGTGGACTGACTTTGCTCATGGCCGCTCGCGATCCTAAAGTTATCTACGCCATCGACGAAATACCTGAGCACATTCACCAGTGCGAATTTCTATGTGAGGTATTCAAATGCTTAAATGTCAAAACGATACAAGCATCATTATATAACCTACAAGAGCACATCGAAGCCAGCAGTTTAGACCTCGTGCTGTTGAGTGGAGTTCTATACCATTTAAGCGATATGCTGGTTGGACTGCTGATAATACGGAATTTGCTCAAACCCGGGGGCGTCTTACTCATCGAGTCGAATGCGGTCGATGACGACAAACAATCTTATGCCAATTTCGGTCGATTCTACCTGGGAATGTGGTGGCAACCTTCAGCGTTGTGTATCCAAGATATGTGCGAATTCACGGGATTTGAGCGCCCTGAAATTCGGTTCTATTTAGAGGACAGATGCTTAGCGCGAACGGTTAGAACCAAAGAAAAGATTCCTTTCAAGCGTGGAATGAACTGGAAATTCTATTCACTCAAGGATGAACGACCACGACCGGTTGATCCCAGCGTGATGGCTCCCGTACGATAA